One window from the genome of Penaeus monodon isolate SGIC_2016 chromosome 4, NSTDA_Pmon_1, whole genome shotgun sequence encodes:
- the LOC119572340 gene encoding glutamine--fructose-6-phosphate aminotransferase [isomerizing] 2-like isoform X4: protein MCGIFAYLNYLTPKRREEIIELLVRGLERLEYRGYDSAGIGIDSVDGGVCLIKQTGKVKCLRDKIEAQKEKLAFEKEHEVHIGIAHTRWATHGVPSDVNSHPQRSGEGNAFVVVHNGIITNYKDVKQFLIQKGHKFESETDTEVIAKLTEHLHHLHPTYSFRELVEQVVQQLEGAFALCFKSKHFPGEVVATRRGSPLLVGIKTKTKLATDHIPVLYSKDSPEKVELKDLEALPKSDNQDHRPHANDIPATGFNRTQSTTEFLPLGDDREVEYFFASDASAIIEHTDRVIYLLDDDVSSVDTEGVLKIHRLKRSLDDTHAREITTLKMEIQQIMKGNFSSFMQKEIFEQPESVVNTMRGRINFDRETVVLGGIKDYISEIRRCRRLLLIACGTSYHSAIATRQLLEELTELPVMVDLASDFLDRNTPIFRDDVCFFISQSGETADTLMALRYCKQRGALIVGITNTVGSSICRESHCGVHINAGPEIGVASTKAYTSQMISLVMFALMISEDRISAQPRRSEIIQGLHKLPEQIKEVLSLDSKIQEISKEVFEKKSLLVLGRGYNYATCLEGALKIKEITYMHSEGILAGELKHGPLALVDRGMPIIMICTRDNVFVKCMNALQQVTAREGRPILICHKGDEEPQKYGSSVLEVPKTVDCLQGLLTVIPMQLLSYHIAVLRGCNVDCPRNLAKSVTVE, encoded by the exons ATGTGtg GAATCTTCGCCTACCTGAACTACCTGACCCCCAAGCGCCGCGAGGAGATCATTGAGCTTCTGGTGCGAGGACTGGAGAGGCTCGAGTACCGCGGCTACGACTCCGCAG gTATTGGCATCGACTCCGTGGACGGTGGCGTGTGCCTCATCAAGCAGACGGGCAAGGTCAAGTGCCTCCGCGACAAGATCGAGGCCCAGAAGGAGAAGCTCGCCTTCGAAAAGGAACATGAGGTCCACATCGGCATCGCCCACACCCGCTGGGCCACGCACGGCGTCCCCTCCGACGTGAACTCCCACCCGCAGCGCTCCGGCGAAGGGAACGCCTTCGTGGTCGTGCATAACG GAATTATTACCAACTACAAGGACGTGAAGCAGTTCCTCATCCAGAAGGGTCACAAGTTCGAGTCCGAGACAGACACTGAGGTGATCGCCAAGCTGACCGAGCACCTTCACCACCTGCACCCCACCTACTCCTTCAGGGAACTCGTCGAGCAGGTGGTGCAACAGCTG GAAGGAGCCTTTGCTCTTTGCTTCAAGAGCAAGCACTTCCCAGGAGAGGTCGTGGCCACCCGCCGGGGATCTCCCCTTCTCGTGGGCATCAAAACTAAGACCAAGTTGGCCACAGACCACATTCCCGTTCTCTACAGCAAGG ACTCCCCCGAGAAGGTTGAACTGAAAG ACTTAGAAG CACTTCCTAAAtcag ACAACCAAG ATCATCGTCCCCATGCCAACGACATCCCCGCAACAGGCTTTAACCGCACACAGTCCACCACAGAATTCTTACCCTTGGGCGATGACAGGGAAGTGGAGTACTTCTTTGCCTCTGACGCTTCAGCCATCATTGAGCACACAGATCGTGTCATCTACCTTCTG GATGATGATGTATCCAGTGTAGACACAGAAGGTGTTCTGAAGATCCATCGTCTCAAACGCTCTCTGGATGACACACATGCCCGTGAAATCACAACCCTCAAGATGGAGATCCAACAGATCATGAAGGGCAACTTCTCCTCCTTCATGCAGAAAGAAATCTTTGAGCAGCCTGAGTCTGTAGTTAACACCATGAGAGGACGCATTAACTTTGACCGAGAGACTGTTGTCTTGGGAGGCATCAAG GATTACATCAGTGAAATTCGCCGTTGTCGCCGTTTGCTACTTATTGCTTGCGGAACATCATACCACTCAGCAATTGCAACAAGGCAGTTGTTGGAGGAGCTCACTGAACTCCCTGTAATGGTTGATTTGGCCTCAGACTTCCTTGACCGCAACACACCTATCTTCAGAGATGATGTGTGCTTCTTTATTTCACAATCTGGAGAAACTGCAGATACTCTCATGGCTCTCAG ATACTGTAAACAACGTGGTGCCCTGATTGTAGGAATTACTAACACAGTCGGCTCTTCTATCTGCCGAGAGTCTCACTGTGGAGTGCATATTAATGCTGGACCTGAGATTGGTGTTGCTTCCACAAAGGCCTACACTTCCCAAATGATTTCCCTTGTTATGTTTGCCCTTATGATCTCAGAGGATCGTATCTCAGCACAGCCCCGCCGTTCAGAAATTATTCAGGGACTGCACAAGCTTCCAGAGCAGATCAaggag GTGCTGAGTCTGGATTCAAAAATCCAGGAGATCAGTAAAGAAGTATTTGAGAAGAAATCCTTGTTGGTTCTTGGTCGAGGCTACAACTATGCAACCTGCCTTGAAGGGGCTCTG aaaatcaaggaaatcaCATACATGCACAGTGAAGGTATTCTTGCTGGAGAACTCAAGCATGGTCCCCTTGCCTTAGTTGACAGAGGCATGCCCATCATCATGATTTGCACACGTGACAATGTATTTGTG AAATGCATGAATGCACTCCAGCAAGTTACAGCTCGTGAAGGAAGGCCAATTCTCATCTGCCACAAGGGTGATGAGGAACCACAGAAGTATGGTTCTAGTGTTCTTGAGGTCCCCAAAACAGTTGA
- the LOC119572340 gene encoding glutamine--fructose-6-phosphate aminotransferase [isomerizing] 2-like isoform X8 has protein sequence MCGIFAYLNYLTPKRREEIIELLVRGLERLEYRGYDSAGIGIDSVDGGVCLIKQTGKVKCLRDKIEAQKEKLAFEKEHEVHIGIAHTRWATHGVPSDVNSHPQRSGEGNAFVVVHNGIITNYKDVKQFLIQKGHKFESETDTEVIAKLTEHLHHLHPTYSFRELVEQVVQQLEGAFALCFKSKHFPGEVVATRRGSPLLVGIKTKTKLATDHIPVLYSKDVYEFGGRSLGARERDHRPHANDIPATGFNRTQSTTEFLPLGDDREVEYFFASDASAIIEHTDRVIYLLDDDVSSVDTEGVLKIHRLKRSLDDTHAREITTLKMEIQQIMKGNFSSFMQKEIFEQPESVVNTMRGRINFDRETVVLGGIKDYISEIRRCRRLLLIACGTSYHSAIATRQLLEELTELPVMVDLASDFLDRNTPIFRDDVCFFISQSGETADTLMALRYCKQRGALIVGITNTVGSSICRESHCGVHINAGPEIGVASTKAYTSQMISLVMFALMISEDRISAQPRRSEIIQGLHKLPEQIKEVLSLDSKIQEISKEVFEKKSLLVLGRGYNYATCLEGALKIKEITYMHSEGILAGELKHGPLALVDRGMPIIMICTRDNVFVKCMNALQQVTAREGRPILICHKGDEEPQKYGSSVLEVPKTVDCLQGLLTVIPMQLLSYHIAVLRGCNVDCPRNLAKSVTVE, from the exons ATGTGtg GAATCTTCGCCTACCTGAACTACCTGACCCCCAAGCGCCGCGAGGAGATCATTGAGCTTCTGGTGCGAGGACTGGAGAGGCTCGAGTACCGCGGCTACGACTCCGCAG gTATTGGCATCGACTCCGTGGACGGTGGCGTGTGCCTCATCAAGCAGACGGGCAAGGTCAAGTGCCTCCGCGACAAGATCGAGGCCCAGAAGGAGAAGCTCGCCTTCGAAAAGGAACATGAGGTCCACATCGGCATCGCCCACACCCGCTGGGCCACGCACGGCGTCCCCTCCGACGTGAACTCCCACCCGCAGCGCTCCGGCGAAGGGAACGCCTTCGTGGTCGTGCATAACG GAATTATTACCAACTACAAGGACGTGAAGCAGTTCCTCATCCAGAAGGGTCACAAGTTCGAGTCCGAGACAGACACTGAGGTGATCGCCAAGCTGACCGAGCACCTTCACCACCTGCACCCCACCTACTCCTTCAGGGAACTCGTCGAGCAGGTGGTGCAACAGCTG GAAGGAGCCTTTGCTCTTTGCTTCAAGAGCAAGCACTTCCCAGGAGAGGTCGTGGCCACCCGCCGGGGATCTCCCCTTCTCGTGGGCATCAAAACTAAGACCAAGTTGGCCACAGACCACATTCCCGTTCTCTACAGCAAGG ATGTGTACGAGTTCGGAGGACGGTCACTGggtgcaagagagagag ATCATCGTCCCCATGCCAACGACATCCCCGCAACAGGCTTTAACCGCACACAGTCCACCACAGAATTCTTACCCTTGGGCGATGACAGGGAAGTGGAGTACTTCTTTGCCTCTGACGCTTCAGCCATCATTGAGCACACAGATCGTGTCATCTACCTTCTG GATGATGATGTATCCAGTGTAGACACAGAAGGTGTTCTGAAGATCCATCGTCTCAAACGCTCTCTGGATGACACACATGCCCGTGAAATCACAACCCTCAAGATGGAGATCCAACAGATCATGAAGGGCAACTTCTCCTCCTTCATGCAGAAAGAAATCTTTGAGCAGCCTGAGTCTGTAGTTAACACCATGAGAGGACGCATTAACTTTGACCGAGAGACTGTTGTCTTGGGAGGCATCAAG GATTACATCAGTGAAATTCGCCGTTGTCGCCGTTTGCTACTTATTGCTTGCGGAACATCATACCACTCAGCAATTGCAACAAGGCAGTTGTTGGAGGAGCTCACTGAACTCCCTGTAATGGTTGATTTGGCCTCAGACTTCCTTGACCGCAACACACCTATCTTCAGAGATGATGTGTGCTTCTTTATTTCACAATCTGGAGAAACTGCAGATACTCTCATGGCTCTCAG ATACTGTAAACAACGTGGTGCCCTGATTGTAGGAATTACTAACACAGTCGGCTCTTCTATCTGCCGAGAGTCTCACTGTGGAGTGCATATTAATGCTGGACCTGAGATTGGTGTTGCTTCCACAAAGGCCTACACTTCCCAAATGATTTCCCTTGTTATGTTTGCCCTTATGATCTCAGAGGATCGTATCTCAGCACAGCCCCGCCGTTCAGAAATTATTCAGGGACTGCACAAGCTTCCAGAGCAGATCAaggag GTGCTGAGTCTGGATTCAAAAATCCAGGAGATCAGTAAAGAAGTATTTGAGAAGAAATCCTTGTTGGTTCTTGGTCGAGGCTACAACTATGCAACCTGCCTTGAAGGGGCTCTG aaaatcaaggaaatcaCATACATGCACAGTGAAGGTATTCTTGCTGGAGAACTCAAGCATGGTCCCCTTGCCTTAGTTGACAGAGGCATGCCCATCATCATGATTTGCACACGTGACAATGTATTTGTG AAATGCATGAATGCACTCCAGCAAGTTACAGCTCGTGAAGGAAGGCCAATTCTCATCTGCCACAAGGGTGATGAGGAACCACAGAAGTATGGTTCTAGTGTTCTTGAGGTCCCCAAAACAGTTGA
- the LOC119572340 gene encoding glutamine--fructose-6-phosphate aminotransferase [isomerizing] 2-like isoform X1 yields the protein MCGIFAYLNYLTPKRREEIIELLVRGLERLEYRGYDSAGIGIDSVDGGVCLIKQTGKVKCLRDKIEAQKEKLAFEKEHEVHIGIAHTRWATHGVPSDVNSHPQRSGEGNAFVVVHNGIITNYKDVKQFLIQKGHKFESETDTEVIAKLTEHLHHLHPTYSFRELVEQVVQQLEGAFALCFKSKHFPGEVVATRRGSPLLVGIKTKTKLATDHIPVLYSKDVYEFGGRSLGARERDLEALPKSDNQDHRPHANDIPATGFNRTQSTTEFLPLGDDREVEYFFASDASAIIEHTDRVIYLLDDDVSSVDTEGVLKIHRLKRSLDDTHAREITTLKMEIQQIMKGNFSSFMQKEIFEQPESVVNTMRGRINFDRETVVLGGIKDYISEIRRCRRLLLIACGTSYHSAIATRQLLEELTELPVMVDLASDFLDRNTPIFRDDVCFFISQSGETADTLMALRYCKQRGALIVGITNTVGSSICRESHCGVHINAGPEIGVASTKAYTSQMISLVMFALMISEDRISAQPRRSEIIQGLHKLPEQIKEVLSLDSKIQEISKEVFEKKSLLVLGRGYNYATCLEGALKIKEITYMHSEGILAGELKHGPLALVDRGMPIIMICTRDNVFVKCMNALQQVTAREGRPILICHKGDEEPQKYGSSVLEVPKTVDCLQGLLTVIPMQLLSYHIAVLRGCNVDCPRNLAKSVTVE from the exons ATGTGTG GAATCTTCGCCTACCTGAACTACCTGACCCCCAAGCGCCGCGAGGAGATCATTGAGCTTCTGGTGCGAGGACTGGAGAGGCTCGAGTACCGCGGCTACGACTCCGCAG gTATTGGCATCGACTCCGTGGACGGTGGCGTGTGCCTCATCAAGCAGACGGGCAAGGTCAAGTGCCTCCGCGACAAGATCGAGGCCCAGAAGGAGAAGCTCGCCTTCGAAAAGGAACATGAGGTCCACATCGGCATCGCCCACACCCGCTGGGCCACGCACGGCGTCCCCTCCGACGTGAACTCCCACCCGCAGCGCTCCGGCGAAGGGAACGCCTTCGTGGTCGTGCATAACG GAATTATTACCAACTACAAGGACGTGAAGCAGTTCCTCATCCAGAAGGGTCACAAGTTCGAGTCCGAGACAGACACTGAGGTGATCGCCAAGCTGACCGAGCACCTTCACCACCTGCACCCCACCTACTCCTTCAGGGAACTCGTCGAGCAGGTGGTGCAACAGCTG GAAGGAGCCTTTGCTCTTTGCTTCAAGAGCAAGCACTTCCCAGGAGAGGTCGTGGCCACCCGCCGGGGATCTCCCCTTCTCGTGGGCATCAAAACTAAGACCAAGTTGGCCACAGACCACATTCCCGTTCTCTACAGCAAGG ATGTGTACGAGTTCGGAGGACGGTCACTGggtgcaagagagagag ACTTAGAAG CACTTCCTAAAtcag ACAACCAAG ATCATCGTCCCCATGCCAACGACATCCCCGCAACAGGCTTTAACCGCACACAGTCCACCACAGAATTCTTACCCTTGGGCGATGACAGGGAAGTGGAGTACTTCTTTGCCTCTGACGCTTCAGCCATCATTGAGCACACAGATCGTGTCATCTACCTTCTG GATGATGATGTATCCAGTGTAGACACAGAAGGTGTTCTGAAGATCCATCGTCTCAAACGCTCTCTGGATGACACACATGCCCGTGAAATCACAACCCTCAAGATGGAGATCCAACAGATCATGAAGGGCAACTTCTCCTCCTTCATGCAGAAAGAAATCTTTGAGCAGCCTGAGTCTGTAGTTAACACCATGAGAGGACGCATTAACTTTGACCGAGAGACTGTTGTCTTGGGAGGCATCAAG GATTACATCAGTGAAATTCGCCGTTGTCGCCGTTTGCTACTTATTGCTTGCGGAACATCATACCACTCAGCAATTGCAACAAGGCAGTTGTTGGAGGAGCTCACTGAACTCCCTGTAATGGTTGATTTGGCCTCAGACTTCCTTGACCGCAACACACCTATCTTCAGAGATGATGTGTGCTTCTTTATTTCACAATCTGGAGAAACTGCAGATACTCTCATGGCTCTCAG ATACTGTAAACAACGTGGTGCCCTGATTGTAGGAATTACTAACACAGTCGGCTCTTCTATCTGCCGAGAGTCTCACTGTGGAGTGCATATTAATGCTGGACCTGAGATTGGTGTTGCTTCCACAAAGGCCTACACTTCCCAAATGATTTCCCTTGTTATGTTTGCCCTTATGATCTCAGAGGATCGTATCTCAGCACAGCCCCGCCGTTCAGAAATTATTCAGGGACTGCACAAGCTTCCAGAGCAGATCAaggag GTGCTGAGTCTGGATTCAAAAATCCAGGAGATCAGTAAAGAAGTATTTGAGAAGAAATCCTTGTTGGTTCTTGGTCGAGGCTACAACTATGCAACCTGCCTTGAAGGGGCTCTG aaaatcaaggaaatcaCATACATGCACAGTGAAGGTATTCTTGCTGGAGAACTCAAGCATGGTCCCCTTGCCTTAGTTGACAGAGGCATGCCCATCATCATGATTTGCACACGTGACAATGTATTTGTG AAATGCATGAATGCACTCCAGCAAGTTACAGCTCGTGAAGGAAGGCCAATTCTCATCTGCCACAAGGGTGATGAGGAACCACAGAAGTATGGTTCTAGTGTTCTTGAGGTCCCCAAAACAGTTGA
- the LOC119572340 gene encoding glutamine--fructose-6-phosphate aminotransferase [isomerizing] 2-like isoform X10: MCGIFAYLNYLTPKRREEIIELLVRGLERLEYRGYDSAGIGIDSVDGGVCLIKQTGKVKCLRDKIEAQKEKLAFEKEHEVHIGIAHTRWATHGVPSDVNSHPQRSGEGNAFVVVHNGIITNYKDVKQFLIQKGHKFESETDTEVIAKLTEHLHHLHPTYSFRELVEQVVQQLEGAFALCFKSKHFPGEVVATRRGSPLLVGIKTKTKLATDHIPVLYSKDVYEFGGRSLGARERDHRPHANDIPATGFNRTQSTTEFLPLGDDREVEYFFASDASAIIEHTDRVIYLLDDDVSSVDTEGVLKIHRLKRSLDDTHAREITTLKMEIQQIMKGNFSSFMQKEIFEQPESVVNTMRGRINFDRETVVLGGIKDYISEIRRCRRLLLIACGTSYHSAIATRQLLEELTELPVMVDLASDFLDRNTPIFRDDVCFFISQSGETADTLMALRYCKQRGALIVGITNTVGSSICRESHCGVHINAGPEIGVASTKAYTSQMISLVMFALMISEDRISAQPRRSEIIQGLHKLPEQIKEVLSLDSKIQEISKEVFEKKSLLVLGRGYNYATCLEGALKIKEITYMHSEGILAGELKHGPLALVDRGMPIIMICTRDNVFVKCMNALQQVTAREGRPILICHKGDEEPQKYGSSVLEVPKTVDCLQGLLTVIPMQLLSYHIAVLRGCNVDCPRNLAKSVTVE; the protein is encoded by the exons ATGTGTG GAATCTTCGCCTACCTGAACTACCTGACCCCCAAGCGCCGCGAGGAGATCATTGAGCTTCTGGTGCGAGGACTGGAGAGGCTCGAGTACCGCGGCTACGACTCCGCAG gTATTGGCATCGACTCCGTGGACGGTGGCGTGTGCCTCATCAAGCAGACGGGCAAGGTCAAGTGCCTCCGCGACAAGATCGAGGCCCAGAAGGAGAAGCTCGCCTTCGAAAAGGAACATGAGGTCCACATCGGCATCGCCCACACCCGCTGGGCCACGCACGGCGTCCCCTCCGACGTGAACTCCCACCCGCAGCGCTCCGGCGAAGGGAACGCCTTCGTGGTCGTGCATAACG GAATTATTACCAACTACAAGGACGTGAAGCAGTTCCTCATCCAGAAGGGTCACAAGTTCGAGTCCGAGACAGACACTGAGGTGATCGCCAAGCTGACCGAGCACCTTCACCACCTGCACCCCACCTACTCCTTCAGGGAACTCGTCGAGCAGGTGGTGCAACAGCTG GAAGGAGCCTTTGCTCTTTGCTTCAAGAGCAAGCACTTCCCAGGAGAGGTCGTGGCCACCCGCCGGGGATCTCCCCTTCTCGTGGGCATCAAAACTAAGACCAAGTTGGCCACAGACCACATTCCCGTTCTCTACAGCAAGG ATGTGTACGAGTTCGGAGGACGGTCACTGggtgcaagagagagag ATCATCGTCCCCATGCCAACGACATCCCCGCAACAGGCTTTAACCGCACACAGTCCACCACAGAATTCTTACCCTTGGGCGATGACAGGGAAGTGGAGTACTTCTTTGCCTCTGACGCTTCAGCCATCATTGAGCACACAGATCGTGTCATCTACCTTCTG GATGATGATGTATCCAGTGTAGACACAGAAGGTGTTCTGAAGATCCATCGTCTCAAACGCTCTCTGGATGACACACATGCCCGTGAAATCACAACCCTCAAGATGGAGATCCAACAGATCATGAAGGGCAACTTCTCCTCCTTCATGCAGAAAGAAATCTTTGAGCAGCCTGAGTCTGTAGTTAACACCATGAGAGGACGCATTAACTTTGACCGAGAGACTGTTGTCTTGGGAGGCATCAAG GATTACATCAGTGAAATTCGCCGTTGTCGCCGTTTGCTACTTATTGCTTGCGGAACATCATACCACTCAGCAATTGCAACAAGGCAGTTGTTGGAGGAGCTCACTGAACTCCCTGTAATGGTTGATTTGGCCTCAGACTTCCTTGACCGCAACACACCTATCTTCAGAGATGATGTGTGCTTCTTTATTTCACAATCTGGAGAAACTGCAGATACTCTCATGGCTCTCAG ATACTGTAAACAACGTGGTGCCCTGATTGTAGGAATTACTAACACAGTCGGCTCTTCTATCTGCCGAGAGTCTCACTGTGGAGTGCATATTAATGCTGGACCTGAGATTGGTGTTGCTTCCACAAAGGCCTACACTTCCCAAATGATTTCCCTTGTTATGTTTGCCCTTATGATCTCAGAGGATCGTATCTCAGCACAGCCCCGCCGTTCAGAAATTATTCAGGGACTGCACAAGCTTCCAGAGCAGATCAaggag GTGCTGAGTCTGGATTCAAAAATCCAGGAGATCAGTAAAGAAGTATTTGAGAAGAAATCCTTGTTGGTTCTTGGTCGAGGCTACAACTATGCAACCTGCCTTGAAGGGGCTCTG aaaatcaaggaaatcaCATACATGCACAGTGAAGGTATTCTTGCTGGAGAACTCAAGCATGGTCCCCTTGCCTTAGTTGACAGAGGCATGCCCATCATCATGATTTGCACACGTGACAATGTATTTGTG AAATGCATGAATGCACTCCAGCAAGTTACAGCTCGTGAAGGAAGGCCAATTCTCATCTGCCACAAGGGTGATGAGGAACCACAGAAGTATGGTTCTAGTGTTCTTGAGGTCCCCAAAACAGTTGA
- the LOC119572340 gene encoding glutamine--fructose-6-phosphate aminotransferase [isomerizing] 2-like isoform X12 — protein sequence MCGIFAYLNYLTPKRREEIIELLVRGLERLEYRGYDSAGIGIDSVDGGVCLIKQTGKVKCLRDKIEAQKEKLAFEKEHEVHIGIAHTRWATHGVPSDVNSHPQRSGEGNAFVVVHNGIITNYKDVKQFLIQKGHKFESETDTEVIAKLTEHLHHLHPTYSFRELVEQVVQQLEGAFALCFKSKHFPGEVVATRRGSPLLVGIKTKTKLATDHIPVLYSKDSPEKVELKDNQDHRPHANDIPATGFNRTQSTTEFLPLGDDREVEYFFASDASAIIEHTDRVIYLLDDDVSSVDTEGVLKIHRLKRSLDDTHAREITTLKMEIQQIMKGNFSSFMQKEIFEQPESVVNTMRGRINFDRETVVLGGIKDYISEIRRCRRLLLIACGTSYHSAIATRQLLEELTELPVMVDLASDFLDRNTPIFRDDVCFFISQSGETADTLMALRYCKQRGALIVGITNTVGSSICRESHCGVHINAGPEIGVASTKAYTSQMISLVMFALMISEDRISAQPRRSEIIQGLHKLPEQIKEVLSLDSKIQEISKEVFEKKSLLVLGRGYNYATCLEGALKIKEITYMHSEGILAGELKHGPLALVDRGMPIIMICTRDNVFVKCMNALQQVTAREGRPILICHKGDEEPQKYGSSVLEVPKTVDCLQGLLTVIPMQLLSYHIAVLRGCNVDCPRNLAKSVTVE from the exons ATGTGtg GAATCTTCGCCTACCTGAACTACCTGACCCCCAAGCGCCGCGAGGAGATCATTGAGCTTCTGGTGCGAGGACTGGAGAGGCTCGAGTACCGCGGCTACGACTCCGCAG gTATTGGCATCGACTCCGTGGACGGTGGCGTGTGCCTCATCAAGCAGACGGGCAAGGTCAAGTGCCTCCGCGACAAGATCGAGGCCCAGAAGGAGAAGCTCGCCTTCGAAAAGGAACATGAGGTCCACATCGGCATCGCCCACACCCGCTGGGCCACGCACGGCGTCCCCTCCGACGTGAACTCCCACCCGCAGCGCTCCGGCGAAGGGAACGCCTTCGTGGTCGTGCATAACG GAATTATTACCAACTACAAGGACGTGAAGCAGTTCCTCATCCAGAAGGGTCACAAGTTCGAGTCCGAGACAGACACTGAGGTGATCGCCAAGCTGACCGAGCACCTTCACCACCTGCACCCCACCTACTCCTTCAGGGAACTCGTCGAGCAGGTGGTGCAACAGCTG GAAGGAGCCTTTGCTCTTTGCTTCAAGAGCAAGCACTTCCCAGGAGAGGTCGTGGCCACCCGCCGGGGATCTCCCCTTCTCGTGGGCATCAAAACTAAGACCAAGTTGGCCACAGACCACATTCCCGTTCTCTACAGCAAGG ACTCCCCCGAGAAGGTTGAACTGAAAG ACAACCAAG ATCATCGTCCCCATGCCAACGACATCCCCGCAACAGGCTTTAACCGCACACAGTCCACCACAGAATTCTTACCCTTGGGCGATGACAGGGAAGTGGAGTACTTCTTTGCCTCTGACGCTTCAGCCATCATTGAGCACACAGATCGTGTCATCTACCTTCTG GATGATGATGTATCCAGTGTAGACACAGAAGGTGTTCTGAAGATCCATCGTCTCAAACGCTCTCTGGATGACACACATGCCCGTGAAATCACAACCCTCAAGATGGAGATCCAACAGATCATGAAGGGCAACTTCTCCTCCTTCATGCAGAAAGAAATCTTTGAGCAGCCTGAGTCTGTAGTTAACACCATGAGAGGACGCATTAACTTTGACCGAGAGACTGTTGTCTTGGGAGGCATCAAG GATTACATCAGTGAAATTCGCCGTTGTCGCCGTTTGCTACTTATTGCTTGCGGAACATCATACCACTCAGCAATTGCAACAAGGCAGTTGTTGGAGGAGCTCACTGAACTCCCTGTAATGGTTGATTTGGCCTCAGACTTCCTTGACCGCAACACACCTATCTTCAGAGATGATGTGTGCTTCTTTATTTCACAATCTGGAGAAACTGCAGATACTCTCATGGCTCTCAG ATACTGTAAACAACGTGGTGCCCTGATTGTAGGAATTACTAACACAGTCGGCTCTTCTATCTGCCGAGAGTCTCACTGTGGAGTGCATATTAATGCTGGACCTGAGATTGGTGTTGCTTCCACAAAGGCCTACACTTCCCAAATGATTTCCCTTGTTATGTTTGCCCTTATGATCTCAGAGGATCGTATCTCAGCACAGCCCCGCCGTTCAGAAATTATTCAGGGACTGCACAAGCTTCCAGAGCAGATCAaggag GTGCTGAGTCTGGATTCAAAAATCCAGGAGATCAGTAAAGAAGTATTTGAGAAGAAATCCTTGTTGGTTCTTGGTCGAGGCTACAACTATGCAACCTGCCTTGAAGGGGCTCTG aaaatcaaggaaatcaCATACATGCACAGTGAAGGTATTCTTGCTGGAGAACTCAAGCATGGTCCCCTTGCCTTAGTTGACAGAGGCATGCCCATCATCATGATTTGCACACGTGACAATGTATTTGTG AAATGCATGAATGCACTCCAGCAAGTTACAGCTCGTGAAGGAAGGCCAATTCTCATCTGCCACAAGGGTGATGAGGAACCACAGAAGTATGGTTCTAGTGTTCTTGAGGTCCCCAAAACAGTTGA